In the genome of Hydra vulgaris chromosome 06, alternate assembly HydraT2T_AEP, the window aataaaaagagattgccTCACAAATTTGCAATACGTGTAATTAATTTTGCTATTTACCTTAAAACCTACCAATAAATACTCTCTAAGAATTACCATCCTTCTAAATGAGCCCTTTTGTCGCAAAAAACTTTAATCATTTGCATTGATTACCGTGCGCCCCATTTGTGGAATAAAATTGCTTtgcctaatttttattttgatctaGCAACTTTTTTGcatcttttcaaaattaaactaaaaaatcttttactctcccataatatcaaaatatgacaataatatttatattatggatatatttattaaactttattccCTATACTACAAAGcgatatatgtatgtatattttattatattatgttgtaCTTATAGTTAGTTACTTTATaacctaatattttgtttacactagtttaaggttctgacgatcTTACAGATGTTTTTTCAAATACCTAGTTTttctaatgttaaaaaattaagaaaataaaaactattataaagtAAGAATACATAGAACTCTAGATTGTCATCAATTTATTGTGTAGTTATTAGGGTGCCTAAAAATGTCAATCCAAGTCATTCTAAGCAGAATCACTGGGTCTTTTCGCTTTCATCTTCAACTGGAGTATTGGATGTAGAGCTGCTCCAAGGAGGGGAGGGCAACGGGACAATGTTGACCCAGGCCCTGATATAAGAGGCCtcaaaattcttgttttaaaaatctgtacagttaattcaaatttataagatttaaagGTGAATGACAAACCAAAACTGAGCTAGGTAGTGCAACATCCATTAGTTTAAACTTAATGTATACTTTTTTCAagtcatgtaaaaaaaaagggggTGACGCAAAATTGCCTGACATATACAAAGAGCATAAATCAGGCATCCAAccattttcttattttgttaatgTTCTTTCCACAAATAATAAGCACATTTGATgcctatatatttataaatagcgATAAAATATGCAAATCTAAGAATGCAGCgtgcaaaagtttagaaacacctactttttttagtttttactccataacttttaacaaactttcttaaataagctgaaatttttaccaaatgtgctttatattattttaatttaagatacaaaccaaaaagttgtaaaattgaacggttaattaacttttaattgtttttttgaaaaagcttccgtgcaaaagtttagaaacagTATCgtcaattaaataatatttttgcaaacaaaagaaaaactaaaggccaaaatatttataaaatttattaattcaattactTAGTGATATTTAAAAAGCAGGGGAAAGGCAAAGGGATTTTCAAAGGAAGTAAagaaattagttataaaaactatgagaaataaaataacttacagGCAGATTTCTGAACTTTACAATGTTTCTAAACCAGGAATAAGTCACATTATCAAAAGATTTTGTCTGcgcaaaaatattgaaagcaaACCTCGTTCTAGAAGACCGAAAGTTACAACTGAAAAGACTGATAGATTATTAGTAACGTATTTCAAGAATAATCCTCGCAAGACTGCTATCAAACTTAATTCATTTATGCATCAGTTTCATGGCACAAACGGTTACGTCGATACCATTAATCGTCGAATACAACTAAATGATCTGTTTGGCAGCCGTCCAGTTAAAaacccagccggcacaactcgGAAAAAagttacgcttggtttctgttgcgtttttaaaactttttaaaataaaataaaaaaagcatgtcaaaaatggttttcattccgtgaaattaactgttactatttaccataaaattaccataaataccagttaaaatattattggtttTATCGTTACGGGAACGTAGtgttatattataatatcttTCCGTAAGAAATGCAAAACCAATGATAAAAGTATGCGACATTtacattttactttaaaacccCAAAAAATACGTTTCAAAACTCGAGTAAAATTGCCCGTAATATACACGTATTTTTTGCTTACGCCCAGATCGTCAAACGCGTGTCTATAAAGGTTTTAATTtcgaaaaagaaattagatGTGCCGGCTGGGAAACCGCTGAAAGCtgcaagaaatttaaaaaccagaataaaatttgcaaaagatTATATTAGTTGGTCAGTTAATGACTGGTCAGAGAGTTTATTTTGACAACAAATAACTGGAGAGAGACTAATGACTGGAGTGAGAGACTAATGAATGGAGAGCTAATGACTGGAGAGCTAATGACTGAAGAGAGAGACTAATGACTGGAGAGCTAATGACTGGAGAGAGAAACTAATGACTGGAGAGCTAATGACTGGAGAGAGAGACTAATGACTAAAGAGCTAATGACTGGAGAGAGAGACTAATGACTGGAGAGCTAATGACTGGAGAGATACTAATGACTGGAGAGCTAATGACTGGAGAGAGACTAATGACTGAAGAGCTAATGACTGGAGAGAGAGAGACTAATGACTGGAGAGAGACTAATGACTGGAGAGCTAATGACTGGAGAGCTAATGACTGAAGAGAGAGACTAATGACTGGAAAGCTAATGACTGGAGAGAGAAACTAATGACTGGAGAGCTAATGACTGAAGAGAGAGACTAATGACTAAAGAGCTAATGACTGGAGAGAGAAACTAATGACTGGAGAGCTAATGACTGAAGAGAGAGACTAATGACTAAAGAGCTAATGACTGGAGAGAGAGACTAATGACTGGAGAGAGAGAGACTAATGACTGGAGAGCTAATGACTGGAGAGAGACAGTTTTGTCAGTTATtgtagttttatattatttaaataataaatttattatttaaaaagcatttttaaataataaagttttacagAAATCTTACGTTAAACTGGTAGTACCAATCCGTTTAGtaacttaatttatataaaaacacatatttttCTAATCCTTGTTTTGCAAAGTACCATATAGTACTTTGCAAAGAAAGAACTTTGCAAAAGTCTTTGCAAAGCTCCTTCTTTGCAAAGTACTATATGGTACATTAAACTGTTTCcatgcttttttaaattccatttcttatatttttacaaccTAAAAAGCTGCTGACATAGAGCTCTCACACTGCCTTCTGTTTTTCTGACAAATTTTCCTATGTTTAAAACAAgagatattgataaaaaaaaacttttatattcagTCAAATACaattaaactataatataaacaCCTTAGGACGTGTtataattttgcaatatataatacaatatatatatatatatatatatatatatatatatatatatatatatatatatattatatatatatatatatatatatatatacatatatatatatatataataagatgCACAAAGAAGTTTTATcatatgaatttttttcaaaaaacatttttgtagaagtaaaaacatttttataagcttatattgatattttattgtaaatatagaacaaataacaacaaacattcttaaaaattccaactctaacaaaaaaatggctttttCTTCTACAAAACTAGAACCTACCACATCTCTTATGTTGAACATcagttttgttttcatttcTTGTGAattcacaacatttttttaagttcatcatttttgtattcaaactaaaactaaaaaattttgttagaggaactaaaaaaatacatttaaaatgcCCAATTCTGCTTAAACTCATGCTGAGTGTCGAAACACAGTTTGAATTCTCTACATGTCAAAATGCGATCAAAGTATAACACCTTTCTTGATAAGCAGATTGGCAAAACACTCTCGAAAACCATTACACTTTAATGATGATCATTTTCCAAATGGAATGTGCACAAATTGTCGTATCATTCTGCACAAAATTGGTGACGGAAAAACATCACAGCCATTTCTCAAATTGTATGATTTTAGTTCAATTGCTGTGAAGACATCAACAAGAAATTCTCCTGCATGTGACTGTATTATTTGCCAAATTGGTAAGTCAAAGGGCAAAAATTAGTCTCCTTTGTCCAGCAGTACTACTCAAGAGAAATCATATAAAGCTGAATGAAGATGCACAAATGCCTCATTGTGATTGTACCGGGTTTATCCCATAAGTGCACCCCTGGAACTAGAAGTACAAACCTGATTGGATTTGCAAAAACAAACGCAAAAAGCGCAGAAATTCTTGGATATTCTGTTTTGGGAACCTAGCATGCGTTTCCAAATGGCACAGTGCGACTAAGCAAATTAGGTGGGGGACCTAAACTACCACTGAAACTTAATAAGTGTTTTTTCACTGCTTTTTGCCCAACATATCGCTTTTCATTAGGTacattttattctatttatccgttttaattttttttttttaaacatcttcgcttccagcAAGGCTGCTAgaaaccactaattagagttggaagttactggaagagaaaagatgaagattgtagagcaagataacaattggcAGACGACTTAAaggattgcaaattatatgaatcaggaaagcaagatgaagaaagcgaattccaaagagctgatgttcgaagaaaaaaactagacaaacaagtgtttttggagcacttaggaacagtcacaaaaaaagaatgagacttaattgaatgaagagtcacacgagaatgaattttagtagatggcacaagagacgctagctctttagagcagtgcccattatagtaattgtagaaaagagaaagagaagcaacattacaacgatgtgataatggttgaaggttggctgcaagagcaggcacaactatgtttacaatgcgttttttcactgtttctaaaagagaaagggcatcattagacgatccaccccagatatcgcaacagtatttcatacaaggccggatttgagatttatagagatagagaatagaatccgaAGTAAGAAAGTTTCgagcttataaaaataaagagatgcaatcttagcagatgctaaatTTGCAActgatttgatatatggtttacaaaaaagattggaagtaaaagttaatcctagaagatgaagaggagatgactcatcgagtactgATGTACTCGATGAtccgtttataaatataggaacgGTGATCCGCTCATATATATAGGAAgatcaaaattataaagattggctgaaaaaaattgagttttatctgtaTTGAAGTTCACTAGCtactgcgagccccatgctgcAGCAGAAgagagatccttttcaagctcaaatgccccctccaagcaatcagagagtgttggtttCTTATCACGACAACAATAAATGGTAGCatcgtcagcaaacaatgccaccttagatgtgagagtatctggaagatcattaatgtaaattaaaaagagtatagggtcaAGGACAGAATCTTGAGGAAaccctgaagttacagaataagaagaagagtgctgtccatcgaggacaacttttataatacgattggaaaggaagaattcaataatcttaaagatgttgccagatacaccataagatggccttaacctctccatctttatctaatgcacgataaaacctatcagttattactgttagcaaatcagctgtagaacgagaagatcgaaatccatattgatggtcagaaagtaggttattagattcaagatgagaaattaagtgtttgttaattaaagattcaaaaaccttgtatatgataggaagaagactattgagacggtagttagacgaatgaGATCGCTCTCCAAACCATGGAggagagtgaggcttgacctggaatcgtcaagagggaacaaaagattccatgccagccttaATCCACGaggttatgtaagaagcacatttgtcgaCAGGAAggcaaaagatttctacccaagtgCCTACACCAGTGGTAGGCACCATATTTCCAAAGGAGCCCttgcaaaattctttttttagttgcGGCCCAcagcaataaataaattatatataaaataggtTATATTACCTATATAACAGATTATAGTATAGAATTAGATTATAGAACTAATAATTGTATCAATACAAAATAcatacttaagaaaaaaaacacataaaacacGAATAAAAATTTGGTGAGTATTTTGTTGTTGCAGCTAGCACAAGGTCATTCAAATGAGTGTCAGTCAGTCTTGttctgtaaacattttttataattttcatggCTGAGAATGTTTGTTCGCATTGGTAACTAGTGCCATACATACAGATAAGTctatttgcatgttttttaaGAACTGGAAAACGTTCCTTTATGACAGCATGccagaaaataattaaactttcacCAAAAGTGccatcttcatctttttttggTGCCTTTCTTCTCAACTCGTCGTCACATTGAAAGTTAATTAGTTCATCCTctgcttttaaaatatcagCTTCTTCAAAGTCCTTTAGAATACTAATATCATTCATATCAAAGTCAAATGGATAACACAAAAAAACCATATGCTTTTTTAAGTCTTCAAATTCATTAAATCTGTTTTCAAATTGATCATACAGAGCAGTCACTATTAATGAAAATGACGATAACATTTCCTTTGATGGTTGACATTCATTTAAAGTAGGAAAATGAGTACAACTACCAGATGCAAATTGAGTTTTGTACAAATTAAGTTTTGTCTTCATCACAGTGATGTGGTTGATCAAATCACAAACCAGCACACGGCGGCCTTGTAATCTCTTATTCAGAACATTGAATTGTGCTGTGATGTTGCAAAGGAAAGCCAGTTTACACTTAAACTCTTCAATAGACATTgtaatgaatgaaaatttttgAGTTACCATGAACTGCAGTACACTTGGCAAACACTCCCAAAATCTGTTAAGAATATTTCCTTCTGATAGCCACCTAACCTGCAAAAAATagacaaacatttatttttgattgtaatggtaaattatttattttttgtctatatACCTCTGAATGAAGAAGAAGATCACCATGTTCATCTTCATTTTGTTCCCTTAGCGCACGAAATTGACGCCGTTTGAGTGCATTGGAACGTATatgattgattgtttttactaCAGCTGTCATTACATCATCAATTGTCGCAACTTTAGCGCACAGTGCTTCCTGGTGTCATATCACACAGTGATATGACATAAATTTGTTAGGAAACTCACCACTATTTCTCAGCAAAGCAACAACTCCTCGAATTCTTCCAATCATAGCAGGAGGGCCATCTGTGACAACTGAAGATAATTTTTGAAGAGgcattttcctattttttaatattttgaataatttgtcATAAATGTCTTGTCCAGTTGTAGTTGTTTCCAGTGGTTCAATTCCAAGCAGTTCTTCAAGTAAACAACAATTCGTAGTGATAAAACGTGCATAAACACAGAGTTGTGCTTTAACGACAAGGTCAGTAGACTCATCGAGAGCGATACTCACAAATTCAGCTTCTGACAGATTGTTTGACAATTGTTCATAAACATTAACAACCATTTTCTCAATTTTTCGAGTAACTGTACGCGCGGACAAGTGCATACTTTGAAATTtgtcatgaatttttttatcatttgggAAAAGAAATTTTGATGCTTCAATGATGCATTCTTTGATTATTTCACCATCAGTAAATGGTTTCAGGTTTTTTGCTAATATCCATGACACCATATTAGAGGCACGAGTTTCACAATCAACACTGCTAGACATTtgttgaaacaaatttttctgtttttctaaACAGCTTTTCAATGAgtcgtattttatttttctggttGTTGAATCAAGAGGATATTTAGTATTGTACAATTCATGTTTTGATACGAAATGACGTTCAAGCTTGGTTCCTTTCAGTTCACTAACAGTCTCATTACATATTAATCATAGAGCATTGTTACTTGGTCCCTCAGTGAAGAAATAAATCAGCTCCCATTTTTCATTCCACTGACGTGCATATTTACGCTTCGCTTCATGTTTACCTGGCATATCTTTGCAAGTTAATGTGTGTATTTATCAAAGTTGCAACTTCTGAGTAAAGCATCCAAACTCGATAACCGGTTACTCGATAACTGGTTATACTCGAGTAATTTTTGGTTATTCAATTTCCAAATATTGCGTCTTAAAAAACCggttatttaaaacataaaagatttgctatttcttttataatacttatttcgtaaaaaatctaaacaatgtagtatttttattcaagaaaagtacgaaaaacattctaaaaacgATAACTTTTACCACTGGTATATTTGATATGAAGTAGTTTTTACAgcgttaaattaattaaattgttgtttGAGTTACTTCATCTGAACAAATTCGAATGTTCTAATTATTTTTGACGTGCTTTtcgaatgtttttatttttgtagagtAATTTTTTAGCATGATTTAACTTTTAAGTATAAGGATCTTATTTGAAGTCTTAAAGTGCTACAGTGTtagagttaattaaaattatttttttactaagtcTAAAATGACAAGATCTGGTTTTAGGGAGTATTTTATAAGGaggctttataatttttacagcCTGGAAAACAACTAAAAGGCCCACAACTACACTACTTTGTATATTATGCAGTTAGGTGACTTATGACCCACAAATTATGTAGCAAAGGCCCACAATTTGGCCGCGGCCCACAATTTGCCGACCTCTGGCCtacacgaagaaaatcacggaaagaatcccagtcagttTTActgtagttgtaagaggtacaataATAAGGAGATTCAggtgatgaagaagaatgagatattagttttagagagatcaaactgtgaacAGAAGCACCTAATGGTGAATGTGgaaaaactgagcactgactaggatcagaaacaagacataagtcgagtagagaaggtaaatgattcgggttgtctggaaagcgagttggaaagttgactatttaagttagagattgagaaaggctaaagttgtgggctttaatgcctgcagaatcactgacactagagccaaacCACTCAGAGTGGTGAGCATTAATGTCACCGACAACAACTATATTAgttgatggataaagagagagggtcagaaataacatcaaaaagatcagaaataacatcaaaaagagtgcagtcttgagatgaaggagagcgatatagaacaaagagaaatgCAATAGagtaaagtggtgctaaacgaaagcacataaaagaatagtctgcggattcaaacctagtttcacgacaaatggacGAATTCTAACGAATgaaaatgcccaggccaagtaTGTGAATATTGGAATCTTTACGAATAAAAGGAAGATAATCATCAACATTAAGATtgcaagatgagacagctgaactcaaattagtctcacaaagagcaagtaggtctggtgaactttgcaagagataagactcaatagaagaaaagttacttcgaagaccacgaatattagtgaatgataggtttagagaacttggtgatgttgatggtttttttgtgttttatagtttttggtactttaatcatttttaaattagattgaagaacttgactcaaagcatagatagtactcaaaacactgtttaatagcccaagcaaatGTCTCCGAGGAACATCTAATTAAGATTGGACTTGATGGTGGAAGTGACTTTTTTAAGATGAGTCTGGCCATTATCAAGGTAGCCCTAGAACCAAACAGTCCCGTCCTGAAGACTCCAAAGCTTTGTAGTTCTTCCTTCAGAGATTCTGGAGTAAAAAAAGAGctaattatatcaaataatgGCCAGAGGTTTTAAACATTTCCCTCCAACCCTTTCATGGAGGACATTTTATGGAAATCATTTTCAAAGTctgttgaaaaatattgatattcTTAAGCAAAAAGTTGAAACAGCAGTTGTAAGTGCAGTATTTCCCTATGTTGAAGCATTCAGGCAATTTGATAAGTTAGTTGCTGCATGTTTTGGAACCCATCCGATGAAAATTTTCAAGAGTACATTGAGAACTTCAAAGCTGCATACTTTGCTCTTCCAGTCTCAATCACTCCAAAGGTCCACACTGTGTTCTTTCACGTGGTCCAGTTCATCTCTATGAGTCATCAAAGTCTTGGAGTATACAGTGAACAAGCCACTGACGCTCTTAATGCAAACTTCAAGTTTCAATGGCAACAATTCAAGAGACATGCACTTCACCCAGAACATGGGCTGCAATTACTTAGCTGTGTTGTAGATTACATCAGTAAACATTTATAGAAGTaataatcaaaacatataaGAATGGAAAAcgttattttattagaattcaGATGTTTTAGCTATATGAATAAATCCATTATGATATTAAGAGAATCAAATAGTGAAATTATACAGAAATTGGCTTTGTTGCTCTTGCTTTTTCAGTTGTTTTGTTAGAAAAtacacatttttgaaaaaaaacaactcagAATTAGAtgaactaataactttttagtaCTAAAAGATACTTTTGAAACTTAGCCagtattgataaaaacaaaaatgctaATTCTCTCACGGACGGTAATcgttgattttaaaatcattgtTATGATACCCTATGGGTATGTACTACCATCCTTCCAAAGGGTATTTTTGGGTGTTTGCGTTGATGACTCACCCCAAAATTTTCAAACCGTGTTATATAATGACTCTTCCCAGTAAACACACATTGATTCAGAATTGGTCAATGTTTAGTCGAATTGGTTGAAAAGTTGATAAAACGTTTAGCGACCTATTATTgactaaaattttcaagattcACTTCCTTACAACAACTGAAAGCAAAACgactgataaataaataataaacgagTGCCGGGTGCGCCATTTTAATtcatggaaattaaaaaaatttatctcgaCAATCTACTTTCCTAAATGCCAACAAATCAATGGACTCcgatgttttagaaattattgatggcGACATTAACACAGTTAAAAACTATGAGTTGCTGATCTCTCGTTATGAAAGTCCGACTGCAAGAACTTTTTTGATAAggtttataaattgtttaaattcattttgtaaacgcTAGTATGGTTGAGTAACAGTAGGTATTCATCTTTGCAATCAAGAggtttaataactaaatttttatttttttatttagatgcattttagcttaatttagttacattttctaaagaaaattgGTGAAACAGAGGTGGTAAAAACCACTGCATATGTTATGTCGCAacgttactaattttttaatgtcaaaaataaacatGGATGGTACAGGAAATTTTGGAAACTTCCATTCAGAAAATACTCCATATGTGAGGTTATTCCGTTTAAATCCATAAATGTACATTTAAAATGCTAACTATTTTACCCTAGTTTTTTGCGCTTACAAATCAGGTTACGAAATCAGACGATCAGGATACGATTGTAGAAGATGATTTGCACAAGCAGGTACAAGATGAACAAGCATAAACCAGAGAAAACAgtgattcaaaatatttgtttatgagtttattaattttattcgtAATCTTTGACTCAATcttattgtaaacttttattttctgctaatgagattaaatttaaaaaatatttgatagaaATTGTTACTATAAAATTTCCACTGCAAAAAGCttgatcatttaattttttttaattatcgaaacataaacaaatatattgcaCAAACAAGTTTTCTCTTAATTCCCACTATAtgaaaacgttttatttaagtttataactttatatatagttttataaaataaaagtatagtataagtagtatagtataaaagtttataaacatattataatagttataaaaaaacgtttgaaTATAGACGTTTTATAAACGTTTGTTCTAAACGTTAATCGGGATTTCATTCTAAACGAATAATCGACCAAATCTGAACGTTTTATCGAAACGTTGTTTGACGTTTAATAGACGCATGTGTGTTTACTGggttatttaataatcttacgaaattcttaaaaatttaattaaaacttcttATAAATGACATGAATAaaggttataaaataaaaaatactcaatagttagtttaaattaaaatagaaatagaatAGTAGGGTTGCCAGATGTCCCGGTTTTACGAAGGAGAATTCTGCGccaaatatgtaaaaatattttttttacttagttcTCCTTCGTAAAACCGGGACATCTGGCAACCCTAGAATAGGAACTTGTTATAAATATGGTTAGTCTGGTCgctacatgtaaaaaaaaaaaaggaaaactaaacattttgagtggacattttaatttttgtacagACTTATTCCATACaactttagaaatttaaaaatcttaacgTGCCTCTTGGAAACTCCTTATAACTTTagttagaaacaaaaaaagatgcaacttaTTGAAAAGATTTCTAGTAATATCCGCCATGATGTTTAATGAATACCGCAAagcattaatttagtttttacaaattattgacAGGGggttaataatttgtaaaattaaatgttttaaatataattaattaaatatatgtaatcaaagttttctaaactttatttaataaaaaatttatatttgccTCTCAATATTGTATCAAAAGTGTAAATTagtatcaatttaataaatctaaaaaagaaaatttgctCCCGTTCTTTGTTtccgttaaaaaatgttttttttttcaaaaactgtttactgaaaaaacttgttttatttatttgtatttctttattgttattaaagtaaataataacaaGTAGCAAAAAAACGCATCTTAATCGTATGTTTCCTAATCTTAATCTAgttcctaaaaaataaattaaaaatgcttgcATACTTCATGTTGGTCATGATAATAACAAACTGCATGATTTTACTGAAAATGCGTTCGCGAAAGTGAAGAACGCTTGTTAAGTCACAAATTAAATGTCCAAttcaatttatttctttatatactGCCTAAAACAATGGTACAGAAAAACCT includes:
- the LOC136081338 gene encoding general transcription factor II-I repeat domain-containing protein 2A-like yields the protein MTAVVKTINHIRSNALKRRQFRALREQNEDEHGDLLLHSEVRWLSEGNILNRFWECLPSVLQFMVTQKFSFITMSIEEFKCKLAFLCNITAQFNVLNKRLQGRRVLVCDLINHITVMKTKLNLYKTQFASGSCTHFPTLNECQPSKEMLSSFSLIVTALYDQFENRFNEFEDLKKHMVFLCYPFDFDMNDISILKDFEEADILKAEDELINFQCDDELRRKAPKKDEDGTFGESLIIFWHAVIKERFPVLKKHANRLICMYGTSYQCEQTFSAMKIIKNVYRTRLTDTHLNDLVLAATTKYSPNFYSCFMCFFS
- the LOC136081339 gene encoding protein FAM200C-like, whose translation is MSSSVDCETRASNMVSWILAKNLKPFTDGEIIKECIIEASKFLFPNDKKIHDKFQSMHLSARTVTRKIEKMVVNVYEQLSNNLSEAEFVSIALDESTDLVVKAQLCVYARFITTNCCLLEELLGIEPLETTTTGQDIYDKLFKILKNRKMPLQKLSSVVTDGPPAMIGRIRGVVALLRNSGEFPNKFMSYHCVI